The Candidatus Synechococcus calcipolaris G9 nucleotide sequence CACAGAGAAACAAGGGATTAAATTCCCGCCCTGGGGATTCGGCCACGGCTAAACAGGCTGCATGGGCCATGCGATTGTTGGGGCCTACCACGTAGCGGGAAAAGACATACTTGGGGTTGAGGTCACTGATACTGCGTTGCCGTTGAGGAGGAGTTCCCTGGCTAAGGTTGGGACCATGGCTACCACTATTGCCATTTTCGGGGCTAATGAGTTCCAGATTCAGGCTGGCATCGGGTTCCATCCCCTGGGCGATCGCCAACTGAATGTCAATGGGATGGCCAAGGATATCGTGGGCAACATCAGCAATTGTCTTGACATAGTATTTCTGCAACCAATTCCGGGCAAAGGGATTGGGGGTACAGATTGTTAGCATCTGCCCGTTAAAGGATTCAACCGTAGCGGTCTTGATCCACGTTTCAAAGGTGGGTCGGCTCAAAAGTAATTGTAACCGCTCTAAAATATCCTTCCATAGATCCGCAGCACTGATATCCACTCAAAACCTCAGCCCATAGCCAAAAGAAAACGGCCACCCCCAACAAAATGACTTGCAGGTTTCCCTGGAGGTGATATGATTGTAGATCGCTCCCAGGAATATTGCCCCTGTGAGGGTTGTTAGTAAGATAAAGATTATACAGCCATGACTCAACGCACATTCGGCGGCACTGTTCGCAAACGTAAACGCACTTCCGGCTTTCGCGCAAGAATGCGGACAAAAACTGGTCAACAAGTCATTAAAGCACGGCGGCGTAAAGGGCGATCGCGGCTTGCTGTCTAATGTGACCTAGTGTTACCTGCCCAGCATCGACTCCGCCATCGTCGGGACTTTGCTAGAGTCTATCAGCAGGGGACGAGTTTCCATAGTCCGTGGCTTGTCCTTTGGGTTTGCCCGCAGACGGTTGGGACAGAAACCCGCATTGGCATTGTTGTTGGCTCTAAAGTCAGTAAAAAAGCCGTCCAACGCAACCGCATTAAGCGGCAGTTGAGGGTACTGTGTCGGCAGCTTTTACCCCTTCTAGTTTCTGGCTGGGATGTGGTTCTTGTGGCCCGGGCGGCGGCCGTGGGTCAACAGAGTGGGCAATTTCTGCCAGAATTAAAGCAGTTAGTGGCTAGAGCAGGACTTTTCCATGCCAGGAATTAAAGAAGACATTTACTATGAAGGCGGGCCCCACTGGGGTGATTTAATGATTAATATTCTTTTGGGCTTTACCGTCATTTGCCTACCCCTCACCGTGGGGGCAATTGTCCGTGCCCTGTGGCTGCGGTATCGGATCACCAATCGGCGCATTACCGTCATTGGCGGTTGGATGGGCCGCGATCGCTCCGATGTGGTCTATACGGAAGTCGCCAAGGTGGTCACAGTTCCCCGAGGTTGGGGTTCCTATGGCGATATGGTTGTCACCCTCAAGGATGGTAATCGCCTAGAAATGCGTGCTGTTCCCAACTTCCGTGACATCTATGCCTTCATTGCCGAAAAGCTGACTCCCCAAGCCCAAAGCGTCAGTGGTGCTATCGGCAGTTAAGATAGTTCTGTAATTGCTCTTTAACCGCAGGTGCGTGCGACCCCATGGATTTTGGTATTGGATTTCTTTCTAACAACGTCATGCTGCCAATCCTGGATTTTTTCTACGGGATTGTGCCTAGTTATGGCTTGGCGATCGTGGCATTAACCCTCGTCATTCGTTTTGCTGTGTATCCCCTCAGTGCTGGATCAATTCGCAATATGCGGCGGATGAAGGTGGTACAGCCCCTCATGCAGGAGCGGATGAAAGAAATTCAGGAACGGTACAAAGACAACCCGACGGAACAACAAAAGGCGATGTCGGAGGTCTACAAGGAGTTTGGGAATCCCTTGGCGGGCTGCTTTCCCCTACTGCTTCAGTTACCGATTCTGTTTGCCCTATTTGCCACCCTGCGGGGATCACCCTTTGCCAATGTCAATTACCAAGTAAACCTGCAAATTGTGCCATCGGAGCAAGTCACGGAAGTACAGCCCTTTTCCAGTAAGCCCCAAAATATCTATGTTGCCGAGGGCATCCACTATCCGGTACAAGCGGTGCTCCCCAGTGGAACCAAACTGGGGGTTGGCCAGGACGTGAATCTCGATTTTCAAACAAAGGAAGGAAAGCCCTTTACAGAACTGCTCAAGAGCTATCCAGAGACCCAGATTCAGCCCTCCTGGCAAATTACTCGCGGCCAAGAGCGGGTAACGCTGGATGAAACGGGTCATTTAGTGGCTATGCAGCCGGGTGATGTGACGATTCAGGGAACGATTCCCGGCATGGCGGCGGAGAAGGGCTTTTTGTTTATTTCCGCCCTAGGGCGAGTTGGTGCGGTGGACAATGAGTTAGTCACCACATTGCCGGGGGGGGGACGGCAAATTAATTGGGGGGGGATTCACTGGGACATTTTGGCGATGATTTTAACCTTTGGGGTTAGTCTCTACGTGAACCAGCTACTATCCGGCCAAGGGGCAGCGGCCAATTCCCAACAAAAGACGATGAATCAACTCACGCCAATTATTTTTTCGGGGATGTTTCTTTTCTTCCCCCTGCCGGCGGGAGTGCTACTCTATATGCTGATTGCCAACATTTTCCAAACGGTGCAGACGTTTATTTTGCAGCGGGAGCCACTGCCGGAAAATCTACAAAAGCTCCTAGATGAAAAGGAAAAAGCCGAGGCGGTGAAAAATCGCAGTTCCTTACCCTTTGAATCCAAAACCAAACGTAAACCTTCGAGTTGACCCATGACCGATGAACCCATAGAGCAGGGCCGTTCTTGGCTGGAGCATACCCTTGGTTTGGCTGGTTTTCGAGCATCTGTGGCCATCACCCCTTCTCCCCTAGAGGGAGTTGTGGATGGTTGTTGGTTAGAAATTGATCAGCACAGCTTGAGTCCTCAGCAAATTACCCATTTATTGGACGCGAAGGGCCAGGCCTTGGATGCCCTCCAATATTTGCTCAATGCCACGGTAAATTTGGGCCGACCTCGGGAAGAACAAACCGCCTTCACCCTAGAATTAGCGGGCTATCGTCGCGATCGCTATCAGCAGTTACAGGAGATTGCCGAGGATGTGGCCCACCAGGTGCAGGAAACGGGGGAAGAGGTAGAAATTCAAGGACTATCTGCGGCAGAACGGCGGGTCGTGCATACCCTGATTAAAACCCATGGCAATGTAAAAACCTTTAGTCGTGGTGAAGAACCCGATCGCCGCCTTGTGGTTCATCTCCAGGAAGAAGACGAGCCTCTAGAAGAAGGCTAACCCGTTAGCAGGTCAATTTGTTAATTCTAGGCTAGGGGACTTAATTGTAGTTCCTGGGATAGCCTGCGTAAAAAACACAGACCAAAAACGGAATTCCCGCTGGCATCTAGGGGGGGACTATAGCTGGCGATCGCCCCTTGTCCAGGCACAATGCCCACCATGGCACCACTGACCCCAGACTTGATGGGTAGACCAATATCAATGGCATAGTCCGCCGAGCGTTCGTAGAGACCGCAGCTAAACATGAGGGCATTGACAACTTGACGGTGGCGGGTTTGAATCTGGGGCTGCCCTCCGGCGAGTAAAAGCCCTAATCGGGCCAGATCTGTCACCGTTCCCCTCAAGCAACAAATACAGTTATAGATTTCCAAGGCCATTTCCCCATCCTGAATGTGGCCCGCCAGTTCCAGTAGCCGGGCCAAGGCTCGATTCTGCCAATTGGGGTGACAGTGAACTTGGTGTAAAATCTGTCGATCTAGACTTAGGTGACAACCGGCCTGGTCATTTAGCCATTGGGCCAGACGATCGCAGGCATGGCGGGGGGTTTTCCCCTCCAGGTTGGCGGCGAGCCGAATTGCGCCACTATTGATCATGGGATTGCGGGGGAAGCCTTGATCCAGTTCCAATTGCAAGACAGAGTTATAGGGTCGCTCCGAAGGAAATCGCCCCACATGGCTAAAGACATCTTCAACGGAAGACTGGTGCAGCATATAGAGCAATAAAAAGGGTTTAATCACACTCATCAATGGAAAGGTAGCGGCGATCGCCCCCCATGAATGAACAGAGCCGGCTAGGGTTTGGATATTGACCGCCACCGCACCGCGATCGGGAGGAGGTAATCGCTCCAGGGTTTCCCCCCCACTGGCCAAAGCTTGGCACTCCTGAATCCACGGATTAAGTTGAACGGTTGTCAAGGACGTCAATTGCACCAAAGATGCCCCCACATTGACTGGAACCACTGCCTTTTCACTATAGGGCACCTCGTTAATTCAAAATTCGGGGCGATCGCAAACGAGATTTCAATGGTTTCAGCCTCTATTTTTAGCAGATCGAGCAATTTTTCGAGGTGCCCTTTAGGAGTTGATCCAAAACCAATCGGCAATTCCTGGGGTTTGGCGATCGCCCTCGCTGGGATTGAGTAAAATAATTTGCTGTTGAAAAGAAGGGGCATCTTCTAAACGACGGGCCACCCGATCTGGAATACCATAGCCGTAGCGCACATGACCCTGGCCCGCCAATACAACGACTAAATGCTCCGGGTGGGCTTCAACATAATTGGCGATCGCGGCGGCCATGGTTTCATCCCAGAGAACTTGGGCCTGGAAAAATTTATCTAAATCCAGGCTATGGCTTTGGCCCTGGTGAGCCTCTCGGAAAATTTGTGCCAATTGTTGCCGGTATGCCTCATTGCTAAGATCAATCTCATCAAGGGGAGGAATATAGGTTTGCTCCTCACGGCTGAGGCTATTAAGGCCCTCGCGGGCGACTTTGCGGGTGACTTCCGTGGGCGTATTTAGGGCAATCAGGGGGACCCCGTTCTCCTTAGCAAAGCGAAAAATGGGGGCGTACAACTGCCAGGAAAATCCCCACCGCTGGGCATACTCCGTTTGCTCCTGTAGCTCGAGTTCCGTTAATTCGCCGGCAATATAGCCATCTAGGACTGCTTGAAAGGGGCGTTGAATCATCTCCAGGGCGATCGCTAGGGGCCGTTTTTGGTAG carries:
- the yidC gene encoding membrane protein insertase YidC is translated as MDFGIGFLSNNVMLPILDFFYGIVPSYGLAIVALTLVIRFAVYPLSAGSIRNMRRMKVVQPLMQERMKEIQERYKDNPTEQQKAMSEVYKEFGNPLAGCFPLLLQLPILFALFATLRGSPFANVNYQVNLQIVPSEQVTEVQPFSSKPQNIYVAEGIHYPVQAVLPSGTKLGVGQDVNLDFQTKEGKPFTELLKSYPETQIQPSWQITRGQERVTLDETGHLVAMQPGDVTIQGTIPGMAAEKGFLFISALGRVGAVDNELVTTLPGGGRQINWGGIHWDILAMILTFGVSLYVNQLLSGQGAAANSQQKTMNQLTPIIFSGMFLFFPLPAGVLLYMLIANIFQTVQTFILQREPLPENLQKLLDEKEKAEAVKNRSSLPFESKTKRKPSS
- a CDS encoding protein jag gives rise to the protein MTDEPIEQGRSWLEHTLGLAGFRASVAITPSPLEGVVDGCWLEIDQHSLSPQQITHLLDAKGQALDALQYLLNATVNLGRPREEQTAFTLELAGYRRDRYQQLQEIAEDVAHQVQETGEEVEIQGLSAAERRVVHTLIKTHGNVKTFSRGEEPDRRLVVHLQEEDEPLEEG
- a CDS encoding glutaminase encodes the protein MPYSEKAVVPVNVGASLVQLTSLTTVQLNPWIQECQALASGGETLERLPPPDRGAVAVNIQTLAGSVHSWGAIAATFPLMSVIKPFLLLYMLHQSSVEDVFSHVGRFPSERPYNSVLQLELDQGFPRNPMINSGAIRLAANLEGKTPRHACDRLAQWLNDQAGCHLSLDRQILHQVHCHPNWQNRALARLLELAGHIQDGEMALEIYNCICCLRGTVTDLARLGLLLAGGQPQIQTRHRQVVNALMFSCGLYERSADYAIDIGLPIKSGVSGAMVGIVPGQGAIASYSPPLDASGNSVFGLCFLRRLSQELQLSPLA
- the rpmH gene encoding 50S ribosomal protein L34: MTQRTFGGTVRKRKRTSGFRARMRTKTGQQVIKARRRKGRSRLAV
- a CDS encoding ChaN family lipoprotein, which produces MDVLRSLQIFANLTSPKGLGENYSPKLMYRLFWGFILGLVIFSLINIPVVQSQQVFDARTAPPVMMEKTLQELSHSTVIYLGETHDRVADHQAQLTIIDQLYQKRPLAIALEMIQRPFQAVLDGYIAGELTELELQEQTEYAQRWGFSWQLYAPIFRFAKENGVPLIALNTPTEVTRKVAREGLNSLSREEQTYIPPLDEIDLSNEAYRQQLAQIFREAHQGQSHSLDLDKFFQAQVLWDETMAAAIANYVEAHPEHLVVVLAGQGHVRYGYGIPDRVARRLEDAPSFQQQIILLNPSEGDRQTPGIADWFWINS
- a CDS encoding PH domain-containing protein; the encoded protein is MPGIKEDIYYEGGPHWGDLMINILLGFTVICLPLTVGAIVRALWLRYRITNRRITVIGGWMGRDRSDVVYTEVAKVVTVPRGWGSYGDMVVTLKDGNRLEMRAVPNFRDIYAFIAEKLTPQAQSVSGAIGS
- the rnpA gene encoding ribonuclease P protein component — translated: MLPAQHRLRHRRDFARVYQQGTSFHSPWLVLWVCPQTVGTETRIGIVVGSKVSKKAVQRNRIKRQLRVLCRQLLPLLVSGWDVVLVARAAAVGQQSGQFLPELKQLVARAGLFHARN